A window of the Pseudoalteromonas sp. A25 genome harbors these coding sequences:
- a CDS encoding TIGR01777 family oxidoreductase, producing MNILVTGATGLIGDQLCRFLYNKNQVTVLTRNISKAQVQFKNRVTCIDSLEHIDFNEVDAVINLAGEPIADKRWTDNQKKQIVNSRIDITTLLVKKIAEAQNPPHTFISGSAVGYYGRQDSDMLIDESCQHPNIEFSHTLCKQWEELALSAQDSNTRVCILRTGIVLSQHGGALAKMLLPFKLGLGGKLASGEQMMSWIHIDDMTHIILYLLKHHELSGVFNATAPKPINNVEFTKALCRALKRPMLFPMPEKLLKILFGEMAELLIYGQAVLPKRLQRAGYHFRYDDINEALTNLLVRKR from the coding sequence ATGAATATTTTGGTTACAGGTGCTACGGGTCTCATTGGCGATCAACTGTGTCGGTTTTTGTATAACAAAAATCAGGTGACGGTATTAACTAGAAACATTTCCAAAGCACAGGTTCAATTTAAAAACCGTGTAACTTGCATAGACTCGTTAGAGCATATTGATTTTAATGAAGTTGATGCAGTGATCAATTTGGCAGGTGAACCTATCGCAGACAAACGCTGGACAGACAATCAAAAGAAACAGATAGTCAACAGTCGTATAGATATTACTACCCTGCTCGTTAAAAAGATTGCAGAAGCTCAAAACCCACCTCACACTTTTATCTCTGGCAGCGCCGTTGGCTATTATGGCAGACAAGACAGCGATATGCTTATCGACGAAAGCTGTCAACATCCAAATATTGAGTTTAGCCATACTTTATGTAAGCAATGGGAGGAACTTGCTTTAAGTGCACAAGACTCAAACACTCGGGTATGCATATTGCGCACTGGCATTGTACTTAGTCAGCATGGCGGTGCATTAGCTAAGATGCTGCTACCTTTTAAACTTGGTTTGGGTGGCAAGTTGGCAAGTGGCGAGCAAATGATGTCTTGGATCCATATCGACGACATGACCCATATTATTTTGTATTTACTCAAGCACCATGAATTAAGTGGCGTATTCAATGCAACCGCTCCTAAACCGATAAATAACGTTGAATTTACCAAAGCGCTTTGCAGGGCCCTCAAACGACCGATGTTGTTCCCTATGCCCGAAAAACTCTTAAAAATACTGTTTGGAGAAATGGCCGAGTTACTTATTTATGGTCAAGCTGTTTTGCCAAAACGTTTACAGCGCGCAGGATATCACTTTAGGTATGATGACATAAATGAAGCACTAACAAACCTGTTAGTTAGAAAGCGCTAA
- a CDS encoding AI-2E family transporter, whose amino-acid sequence MSSLSGLNKSLVVLASLVIVLAGVKLASDIIVPFILAAFIAIICNPLLKFFARFHIPKGIAIIIVIFLVVGIGMSIAGLVGQSMNDFSQQLPTYREQLQSKFIWLVDTAAQHNILIDKQQIISLFDPGKMIDMASSMLTGFGGVMANIFLIILTVVFMLFEAPTITNKVHLALDDPEMKIKQIDRFLESINSYLAIKTLVSLGTGACASLLLWLLNIDYFILWGVVAFLLNYIPNIGSIIAAIPAVLLALLTQGPLIAGIVAVGYVTINTVMGNIVEPKYMGRGLGLSALVVFLSLIFWGWLLGTVGMLLSVPLTMVVKIALENSEDGHWLATMLGSSDEP is encoded by the coding sequence GTGTCGTCATTGTCTGGACTAAATAAAAGCCTTGTCGTGTTAGCCTCACTGGTTATTGTTTTAGCTGGGGTGAAGCTGGCAAGCGACATTATCGTACCTTTTATACTTGCTGCATTTATCGCAATTATTTGTAATCCATTACTTAAGTTTTTTGCGCGCTTTCATATCCCAAAAGGCATTGCCATCATAATTGTTATTTTTCTTGTGGTGGGCATTGGAATGAGTATAGCGGGGCTCGTAGGGCAATCTATGAATGATTTCTCGCAACAACTACCCACTTATAGAGAGCAACTGCAAAGTAAATTCATCTGGCTCGTTGACACAGCAGCGCAGCACAACATTTTGATTGATAAGCAACAAATTATTTCTCTATTTGATCCGGGCAAAATGATCGATATGGCCTCTTCAATGTTAACGGGCTTTGGTGGCGTCATGGCCAACATATTTTTGATCATTCTGACTGTGGTATTTATGTTATTTGAGGCGCCCACAATCACAAATAAAGTACATTTGGCATTAGATGACCCTGAAATGAAGATCAAACAAATCGACCGTTTTCTGGAGTCTATTAATTCATATCTTGCAATCAAAACTTTGGTGTCGCTAGGGACGGGGGCATGTGCGTCGTTACTTTTATGGTTGCTAAATATTGACTATTTCATTTTGTGGGGCGTTGTGGCCTTCTTGCTTAACTACATCCCAAATATTGGCTCGATCATTGCGGCCATTCCAGCTGTGTTACTTGCACTGCTTACTCAAGGGCCGCTCATTGCTGGCATTGTGGCAGTTGGTTATGTGACTATTAATACCGTGATGGGAAATATTGTAGAGCCAAAGTACATGGGGAGAGGGTTAGGCCTATCGGCCTTGGTTGTGTTTCTTTCGTTGATATTTTGGGGATGGTTGTTGGGTACTGTTGGTATGTTATTGTCAGTTCCTTTGACAATGGTCGTAAAGATTGCACTAGAAAACAGTGAAGATGGTCATTGGCTGGCAACAATGCTAGGTAGCAGTGACGAGCCGTGA
- a CDS encoding PepSY-associated TM helix domain-containing protein yields the protein MNKKTWYKWHSLAGIKLSILICFILITGTLAVISHEIDWLANPSKRVLPAVDSSQVNWSAVYKQASKRQSDYLIQSIHSPIDDWFAVEVLTQNKDELIRREYYHPVTGQYQGDGRWYNWQRFFRMSHRHLMMPTIYGTSIVCVVGLLMFFSLVSGFFMFPKWWKNFFRKPRTQNRIVFWNDCHRLFGLWSSWLLLVVCITGVWYLAELWGLDADFPEQKTHIKTIQQQPVMPSQRVFDTALKGVKEHHDMEIKAIFMPSERRNTLVFQGQNDTSLVRDRANNVIFNPLTGDYVSSRFAQEQSLHVRISEAADPLHFGTFYGISSKIVYFIFGCILSALAISGTYMYGLKFVRQHRQLPIKRKQVWQLSWQGMHYWRWLSILLIAICLILTVIIFTRIVAL from the coding sequence CTAACCCGAGTAAACGTGTATTGCCTGCGGTCGACTCTTCTCAAGTCAATTGGTCGGCGGTTTATAAGCAGGCCAGTAAACGTCAGAGCGATTATCTTATTCAAAGTATTCACTCTCCCATTGATGATTGGTTTGCTGTTGAAGTGCTCACTCAAAATAAAGACGAGCTGATACGCAGAGAATATTATCACCCCGTCACAGGACAATACCAAGGAGATGGACGTTGGTATAACTGGCAGCGTTTTTTTAGAATGTCTCATCGCCATTTAATGATGCCAACCATTTATGGTACTTCTATTGTTTGTGTTGTCGGGCTGCTAATGTTCTTTTCTTTAGTGTCTGGCTTTTTTATGTTTCCAAAATGGTGGAAGAATTTTTTTAGAAAGCCACGGACTCAAAATCGTATCGTATTTTGGAATGATTGCCATCGACTATTTGGTTTATGGTCTAGCTGGCTGTTATTGGTCGTGTGTATAACGGGTGTGTGGTATTTAGCCGAACTTTGGGGGTTAGACGCCGACTTTCCAGAGCAAAAAACTCACATCAAAACGATTCAGCAACAACCGGTTATGCCTAGTCAGAGGGTCTTTGACACAGCACTGAAGGGTGTTAAGGAGCATCACGATATGGAGATTAAGGCGATTTTTATGCCATCAGAAAGACGAAATACGCTGGTATTTCAAGGACAAAATGACACATCATTAGTGAGAGACAGAGCAAATAATGTAATTTTCAATCCTTTAACTGGTGATTATGTATCGAGTCGATTTGCCCAAGAACAATCTTTGCACGTGCGCATTTCAGAGGCTGCCGATCCATTACACTTTGGTACTTTTTATGGCATATCTAGCAAAATTGTTTATTTTATTTTTGGCTGTATTTTAAGTGCTTTGGCTATTTCCGGTACTTACATGTATGGTTTGAAGTTTGTTAGGCAACACCGCCAGTTACCAATAAAGCGCAAACAAGTGTGGCAGCTTTCTTGGCAAGGTATGCATTATTGGCGTTGGTTAAGTATTTTGCTAATCGCTATTTGCCTGATTTTAACTGTGATTATTTTTACTCGTATCGTGGCGTTATAA